Proteins from a single region of Streptomyces spinoverrucosus:
- a CDS encoding MarR family winged helix-turn-helix transcriptional regulator, producing MQNSEALSLSAALLAAAGELTQRINDGVVARGFEGRPAYGFAFTRLAPGGATVTDLAVHLGVTKQAASQLVDELVRKGYVERRPHPGDARARLIVLTERGWASTRAAEEAAADAVRGWVELLGESEVRALRDRLVRIAPDGPVKPVW from the coding sequence GTGCAGAACTCCGAAGCCCTGTCCCTGTCCGCCGCCCTGCTCGCCGCTGCCGGAGAGCTCACCCAGCGCATCAACGACGGTGTCGTCGCCCGGGGGTTCGAGGGTCGGCCGGCCTATGGCTTCGCCTTCACCCGGCTCGCCCCGGGCGGCGCCACGGTCACCGACCTCGCGGTCCATCTCGGCGTGACCAAGCAGGCCGCCAGTCAGCTCGTCGACGAGCTGGTGCGCAAGGGGTACGTCGAGCGGCGGCCGCATCCCGGCGACGCGCGCGCACGGCTGATCGTCCTGACCGAGCGGGGGTGGGCCTCTACCCGGGCTGCGGAGGAGGCTGCGGCGGACGCCGTGCGGGGCTGGGTGGAGCTGCTCGGTGAGAGTGAGGTGCGGGCGTTGCGTGACCGGTTGGTGCGCATTGCGCCCGATGGTCCCGTCAAGCCCGTCTGGTGA
- a CDS encoding cupin domain-containing protein: protein MPVIRSSEAVVHEIHGARFVSYATPLTGSKELCAWRGEVPPGTKAPAHTVNKEEILHVLIGTLRVTLDGRTDDVAAGDTLIINPGSTLAVENPTDQTALTWVTTSIGLEAELADGTRITPPWAN, encoded by the coding sequence ATGCCCGTCATCCGCTCGTCCGAAGCCGTGGTCCACGAGATCCACGGCGCCCGCTTCGTCTCGTACGCCACACCCCTCACCGGCAGCAAAGAGCTGTGCGCCTGGCGCGGCGAGGTTCCGCCGGGGACCAAGGCGCCGGCGCACACCGTGAACAAGGAGGAGATCCTGCACGTCCTGATCGGCACACTGCGCGTCACTCTGGACGGCCGCACGGACGACGTGGCGGCGGGCGACACGCTGATCATCAACCCCGGTTCGACCCTCGCCGTCGAGAATCCGACCGATCAGACCGCGCTGACCTGGGTCACCACGTCCATCGGCCTGGAGGCGGAACTCGCCGACGGCACGCGGATCACTCCGCCGTGGGCCAACTGA
- a CDS encoding DNA polymerase Y family protein has translation MTILCVRFQLPPMYEAALPQLLGLLEDFTPVVEALPPDGALADLRGAERYFGRSAVELASVIRVRALAHHGVDCAIGAGPGPMLARVALRYAEPGVTCVVPEEPDAIAEFLADKPVAVLPGVGAATARTLCDYGLDTLGRVAVAPLSTLQRLIGAKAGRELHEKANGIDRGRVVPNAVSRSLAAERPFPRDELDPERHRRALLSAAEELGTRLRAVEKVCRTLTLTVRYADRSSTTRSRTLKEPTAHSPALTRAAYGMYEALGLQRARVRAIALRAEGLTPAEQVSHQLTFDPVDEKVRRIEEVADRARAKFGPRAVTPGSLAA, from the coding sequence ATGACCATCCTCTGCGTACGTTTCCAGCTGCCGCCGATGTACGAGGCGGCCCTGCCCCAGCTGCTGGGGTTGCTGGAGGACTTCACGCCGGTCGTCGAGGCGTTGCCACCGGACGGGGCGCTGGCCGATCTGCGGGGCGCCGAGCGGTACTTCGGGCGCAGCGCCGTGGAGCTGGCGTCGGTGATCCGGGTCCGGGCGCTCGCCCACCACGGTGTCGACTGCGCGATCGGCGCCGGGCCCGGACCGATGCTGGCCCGCGTGGCGCTGCGATACGCCGAACCCGGGGTGACCTGCGTGGTGCCGGAGGAGCCGGACGCCATCGCGGAGTTCCTCGCCGACAAGCCCGTCGCCGTGCTGCCCGGCGTCGGGGCCGCGACCGCCCGTACGCTGTGCGACTACGGCCTCGACACCCTCGGCCGGGTCGCTGTCGCGCCGCTGTCCACGCTGCAGCGGCTGATCGGCGCGAAGGCGGGCCGTGAGCTGCACGAGAAGGCGAACGGCATCGACCGCGGCCGGGTGGTCCCGAACGCCGTGTCCCGTTCGCTGGCCGCCGAACGCCCCTTCCCGCGCGACGAACTGGACCCCGAACGGCACCGCCGGGCGCTGCTCTCGGCCGCCGAGGAACTGGGCACCCGGCTGCGCGCCGTGGAGAAGGTCTGCCGCACCCTCACCCTCACCGTCCGCTACGCCGACCGCTCCTCGACCACCCGCAGCCGCACCCTGAAAGAACCGACCGCGCACTCGCCGGCGCTGACGCGCGCGGCGTACGGGATGTACGAGGCGCTCGGCCTCCAGCGCGCCCGGGTTCGGGCGATCGCCCTGCGTGCGGAGGGGCTCACGCCCGCCGAGCAGGTCTCCCACCAGTTGACCTTCGACCCCGTGGACGAGAAGGTCCGCCGGATCGAGGAGGTCGCGGACCGCGCGCGGGCGAAGTTCGGGCCGCGAGCGGTGACTCCGGGGTCATTGGCGGCGTGA